The following are from one region of the Chloracidobacterium sp. genome:
- the yidC gene encoding membrane protein insertase YidC gives MDTSNNQNQYRFLTAAVLSMLVLFGWSYFNPPPKPPAENANTAANTAESNTNPLQPAPTPATVPESTTAAPDTAPNRTITIRSPLYEVKLDSKGGVATSWILLRNRTEKGDDELYGAGSNGTITKPLQLISEKALTSSPREVPFRLSTDDANLNAILNERNYAVSVTEDAINLGSGEEKAIEFSLTDASGIDVKKRFVFRADSYLSDVSVDLKRGGLPVPNTKLLIGASIGDHAINHHTFYQIESEAVAAVDDDIVRHQGYYSFEYNANNTASLVVPGSVNWAGVGDAYFAMAAIPAVRSQGLELRASKYEVQTEPFFSSIFQWVIRNAETKETRHLVTAHVPITSDGTVTQVFAGSKDYFLLNTLDAPISQAAGREVDIVDLINFSNYSIIRAIVKPLSIPILYALHFFNGITHNYGVAIIIFTFLFYSLLFPLRWKQSKSFKKAAGNAPKMKELQDKMKELQKKGVPSDDPRMRQLQMDQLKLTKDALPIGGCLPMLLQFPLLIAFYTAITISLQARMASFAWIPDLSSGDPWHLLEFGFAISMVLAMKFTPTGPAVTPEQQMQQKMMTYLMPVMMLWIMWSAPSGLLLYWFFGNIVSFGQQMIINHYNKPTEPPAAEVVETIPKNAKRVKAKPATS, from the coding sequence CAGTTCTTTCAATGCTCGTGCTTTTCGGTTGGTCTTATTTCAATCCGCCGCCAAAACCACCTGCTGAAAACGCAAACACTGCGGCGAATACCGCTGAGTCAAACACAAACCCACTCCAGCCAGCACCGACGCCGGCCACAGTTCCCGAATCGACAACCGCCGCGCCCGACACGGCTCCGAATCGAACCATCACGATAAGATCTCCATTGTACGAAGTGAAGCTCGACTCAAAAGGCGGTGTCGCGACGAGCTGGATCCTTTTGAGAAACCGGACAGAGAAAGGCGACGACGAATTATATGGTGCCGGCTCGAATGGGACCATAACAAAGCCGCTGCAGTTGATATCCGAGAAGGCCCTTACATCGTCACCGCGTGAGGTGCCGTTCCGACTCTCCACGGATGACGCCAATCTGAATGCGATCCTCAATGAACGAAACTATGCGGTATCTGTAACTGAGGACGCGATCAACCTTGGTTCTGGTGAAGAAAAAGCCATCGAGTTTTCGCTGACTGATGCCAGCGGTATCGATGTTAAGAAGAGGTTTGTATTTCGGGCGGATAGTTATTTATCGGACGTCTCTGTCGATCTCAAACGCGGCGGTCTGCCCGTTCCGAACACGAAATTGCTCATCGGTGCAAGCATCGGCGATCACGCCATCAATCACCATACGTTTTACCAGATCGAGTCTGAGGCCGTCGCGGCCGTCGATGATGACATCGTTCGGCACCAGGGATACTACTCATTCGAATATAACGCGAATAATACAGCTTCATTGGTAGTTCCCGGATCGGTGAATTGGGCAGGCGTAGGCGACGCTTATTTTGCGATGGCTGCGATCCCGGCGGTTCGATCACAAGGCCTTGAATTGCGTGCTTCGAAATACGAGGTTCAGACAGAACCATTTTTCAGCAGTATTTTCCAATGGGTAATCAGAAACGCCGAGACCAAGGAAACGCGCCATCTGGTGACCGCGCACGTTCCGATAACCAGCGACGGAACGGTGACACAGGTATTTGCCGGTTCGAAAGACTATTTTCTTTTGAATACGCTCGACGCCCCGATCTCACAGGCAGCAGGTCGTGAAGTAGACATCGTCGACCTGATCAACTTTAGTAATTACAGCATCATTCGAGCGATCGTTAAGCCGCTCTCTATCCCGATCCTGTATGCACTCCATTTTTTCAATGGGATCACCCATAACTATGGTGTTGCGATCATTATCTTCACATTTCTGTTCTATTCGCTCCTATTTCCGCTTAGATGGAAACAGTCGAAATCCTTCAAAAAAGCGGCCGGCAATGCGCCGAAGATGAAGGAGCTTCAAGACAAAATGAAGGAGCTTCAGAAGAAAGGGGTGCCGAGCGACGATCCGCGGATGCGGCAGCTTCAGATGGATCAGTTAAAGCTGACCAAAGATGCTCTCCCGATCGGCGGATGCCTGCCGATGCTGCTGCAGTTTCCTTTACTGATTGCCTTCTATACCGCGATCACGATCTCACTTCAGGCTCGCATGGCGAGCTTTGCATGGATCCCCGACCTTTCGTCCGGCGATCCTTGGCATTTGTTGGAATTCGGCTTTGCGATCTCGATGGTGCTGGCAATGAAGTTCACACCAACAGGGCCGGCTGTAACGCCCGAACAGCAAATGCAGCAGAAGATGATGACCTACCTGATGCCCGTAATGATGCTTTGGATCATGTGGTCAGCTCCGTCTGGACTTCTTCTCTATTGGTTCTTTGGCAATATCGTCAGTTTCGGACAGCAAATGATCATCAATCATTACAATAAGCCGACGGAGCCGCCGGCAGCTGAAGTAGTCGAAACGATCCCAAAAAATGCAAAGAGAGTAAAGGCGAAGCCGGCAACATCTTAG